A segment of the Campylobacter sp. MIT 12-8780 genome:
GCCCCTTAAAAACTCATCGCACAAAAAGCCTATCCAAACACCTAAAATTCCAAGCTGTGCATAAAAACAAAGCCCGTATGCCACCGGCAAAGAAACACCAAGCATAAAAATGCACGCCATGATAAAAGGAAAACGAGCGTCCCCGCTTGCACGCAAGGAATTAACCATAACGATATTAAAGGTTCTTGAAGGCTCTAAAAAAAGCGAAAGCAAGAAAAGTGGTTGCATTAAAGCTTTAAGCTCATCATTTAAACCAAGCTTTTGCATGATAAATCCTTGCAAAAAATAAAAAACTAACACCACACTTAAAGTCGCAATAATGCTGATATAAAAAGCTTTCCAAGTGTGTTTATATGCCACATTTAAAAAGTTTGCACCCACAAGCTTGCCGATGATAATCTCATTTGCCACACTTATAGCCTGTCCTGTTAGCATAACAAACATAGAAATTTGAAAATAAATCGTCTGCACGCTTAAATTTGATGCGCCTAAACTTGCCACAAAAGAAAAAGCAATGGTGTATTGCACGATCCAGATAAGATTTTCACCAGCACTAAAAAGCCCTATTTTTAAGATCTTTTTCAAAACACTAAAATCTAAAAAAATCATCGTTTTTATATTAAATTTAAAATTAATCTTAGAAAAAAACACAAAAGCAAGGATTATAATGACGAGCAAACGCCCAATTATCGTTGAAATTCCCACACCAAAAAGCTCTAAACTCGTATAATAAAGCACATAATAATTAATCCC
Coding sequences within it:
- a CDS encoding MATE family efflux transporter, encoding MPKKQLSLKQLSVPIFLEMFLRYLTIIINTYMVTQYSNYLIGALGAGNQILSIFITIFSFLSVGCSVVIAQALGAKDYELVSKSIHQSLFLNSLLGVVCASFILLQGDFLLDLMNVPQELLTPSRIYLHLLGICLFFDALAAVLAAIIRVYNLAYWVMYATLIMNVCTIGINYYVLYYTSLELFGVGISTIIGRLLVIIILAFVFFSKINFKFNIKTMIFLDFSVLKKILKIGLFSAGENLIWIVQYTIAFSFVASLGASNLSVQTIYFQISMFVMLTGQAISVANEIIIGKLVGANFLNVAYKHTWKAFYISIIATLSVVLVFYFLQGFIMQKLGLNDELKALMQPLFLLSLFLEPSRTFNIVMVNSLRASGDARFPFIMACIFMLGVSLPVAYGLCFYAQLGILGVWIGFLCDEFLRGLSNAWRWKSKKWQGKAVV